In one Pseudomonas sp. R84 genomic region, the following are encoded:
- a CDS encoding SDR family oxidoreductase — translation MAYASIFNADLFSGQTIIVTGGGSGIGRCTAHELAALGANVVLVGRKPEKLEKVAAEIAEDGGRAHWKACDIRDEEAVKQLVVELIVEHGPIHGLVNNAGGQYPSPLASINQKGFETVLRTNLVGGFLMAREVFNQSMSKHGGNIVNMLADMWGGMPGMGHSGAARSGMDNFTKTAAFEWGYAGVRVNAVAPGWIASSGMDTYEGAFKAVIPTLREHVPLKRIGTESEVSAAIVFLLSPAAAFISGSTLKIDGAASLGSRAWPLHKATHSESFNGFHRAYLPDVLKDKE, via the coding sequence ATGGCTTACGCGTCGATTTTCAACGCCGATCTGTTCAGCGGCCAGACCATCATCGTCACCGGCGGCGGCAGCGGCATCGGGCGCTGCACCGCGCATGAACTGGCAGCGCTCGGCGCCAACGTGGTGCTGGTCGGGCGCAAGCCGGAAAAGCTGGAAAAGGTCGCCGCGGAAATTGCCGAGGACGGTGGCCGCGCACACTGGAAGGCCTGCGATATCCGTGATGAAGAAGCGGTGAAACAACTGGTCGTGGAGCTGATCGTCGAGCACGGGCCGATTCACGGTCTGGTCAACAATGCCGGCGGCCAGTACCCATCGCCATTGGCCTCGATCAATCAGAAAGGTTTCGAAACCGTATTGCGCACCAATCTGGTCGGCGGATTTCTGATGGCGCGGGAAGTGTTCAACCAGTCGATGAGCAAACACGGCGGCAACATCGTCAACATGCTCGCCGACATGTGGGGCGGCATGCCCGGCATGGGCCACTCCGGCGCGGCGCGTTCGGGCATGGACAATTTCACCAAGACTGCCGCGTTTGAATGGGGTTATGCCGGGGTGCGGGTCAACGCGGTGGCGCCGGGCTGGATCGCCTCCAGTGGTATGGACACCTATGAAGGTGCGTTCAAAGCGGTGATTCCAACCCTGCGCGAACATGTGCCGCTCAAGCGCATCGGCACCGAATCGGAAGTCAGCGCGGCGATCGTGTTTCTGCTCAGCCCGGCGGCGGCATTCATCAGTGGCAGCACGCTGAAAATCGATGGCGCGGCCAGCCTCGGCAGCCGTGCATGGCCACTGCACAAGGCCACTCACAGTGAGTCGTTCAACGGCTTTCACCGGGCCTACCTTCCCGATGTCCTCAAGGACAAGGAGTAA
- the atuC gene encoding geranyl-CoA carboxylase subunit beta: protein MPQIQSQLDPHSEAFARNRAAMLTAIEQVQQLEQNLLNKAADAKAKFDKRGQLLPRERLNLLLDPGAPFLELASLAGYKLHDDKDGSSAGGGLIAGIGYVCGIRAMVVANNSAIKGGTISPSGLKKSLRLQQIAQENKLPVITLAESGGANLNYAAEIFVEGARSFANQARMSAQGLPQITVVHGSATAGGAYQPGLSDYVVVVRGKAKLFLAGPPLLKAATGEVATDEELGGAEMHAQVAGTAEYLAENDADGVRQVREILRMLPWNEQLPWLPEPQYKEPLYPIEELLGLIPDDPKKPYDVREIIARIADDSCFVEFKGEFDQQTVCGQLKIQGRACGFIGNNGPITPNGASKAAQFIQLCDQSQTPLLFFHNTTGFMVGTESEQQGVIKHGSKLIQAVANARVPKLTMVVGGSYGAGNYAMCGRGLDPRFIFAWPNSRTAVMGGAQAGKVLRIVTEAKQLKDGLTPDPKMLDMLEQVTAQKLDSQSTALYGSANLWDDGLIDPRDTRTLLGYLLDICHEADIRTLQPNSFGVSRF, encoded by the coding sequence ATGCCGCAGATTCAGTCCCAGCTCGACCCGCACAGCGAAGCCTTCGCGCGCAACCGTGCGGCGATGCTCACGGCCATCGAGCAAGTCCAGCAACTCGAACAGAACCTGCTGAACAAAGCGGCCGACGCCAAGGCGAAATTCGATAAACGCGGGCAGTTGCTACCGCGCGAACGCCTGAACCTGTTGCTCGATCCCGGTGCACCGTTTCTCGAACTGGCCAGCCTCGCCGGCTACAAGTTGCACGACGACAAGGATGGAAGCTCGGCCGGCGGCGGACTTATTGCCGGTATCGGATACGTCTGCGGCATTCGCGCGATGGTCGTGGCGAACAACAGCGCGATCAAGGGCGGCACCATTTCGCCGAGCGGCCTGAAAAAATCCCTGCGCCTGCAACAGATCGCTCAGGAAAACAAACTGCCGGTGATCACCCTCGCCGAAAGCGGTGGCGCCAATCTCAACTACGCCGCCGAGATTTTCGTCGAAGGCGCACGCAGTTTTGCCAATCAGGCGCGGATGTCGGCGCAGGGCTTGCCGCAGATCACCGTGGTGCACGGCTCGGCCACGGCGGGCGGCGCTTATCAGCCAGGGCTGTCGGATTACGTGGTGGTGGTGCGCGGCAAGGCCAAGCTGTTTCTCGCCGGCCCCCCACTGCTGAAAGCGGCCACCGGCGAAGTCGCCACCGATGAAGAACTGGGCGGTGCAGAGATGCATGCGCAGGTTGCCGGGACGGCTGAATACCTCGCGGAAAACGATGCCGACGGCGTGCGCCAGGTACGTGAAATCCTGCGCATGCTGCCTTGGAACGAGCAACTGCCGTGGCTGCCGGAGCCGCAATACAAAGAACCGCTTTACCCGATCGAAGAATTGCTCGGGCTGATCCCGGATGATCCGAAAAAACCTTATGACGTGCGCGAAATCATCGCGCGCATTGCCGATGATTCCTGCTTCGTCGAATTCAAGGGCGAGTTCGATCAACAGACCGTTTGTGGCCAGTTGAAGATTCAGGGCCGCGCCTGCGGTTTCATCGGCAACAACGGCCCGATCACCCCGAACGGTGCGAGCAAGGCAGCGCAGTTCATTCAGTTGTGCGATCAGAGCCAAACGCCGCTGCTGTTTTTCCACAACACTACCGGCTTCATGGTCGGCACCGAATCCGAGCAGCAAGGCGTGATCAAACACGGCTCGAAATTGATTCAAGCGGTGGCCAATGCACGGGTGCCTAAACTGACCATGGTCGTCGGCGGCTCCTACGGTGCCGGCAACTATGCGATGTGCGGACGCGGACTCGATCCACGCTTCATCTTCGCCTGGCCGAACAGCCGCACGGCGGTGATGGGCGGTGCGCAGGCCGGCAAAGTCTTGCGCATCGTTACCGAAGCCAAACAGTTGAAGGACGGCCTGACGCCAGACCCGAAAATGCTCGACATGCTCGAACAGGTCACCGCGCAGAAACTCGACAGCCAGTCCACCGCGCTCTACGGCAGCGCCAACCTGTGGGACGACGGGCTGATCGATCCGCGCGACACGCGCACCCTGCTCGGCTACTTGCTGGATATCTGCCACGAGGCCGACATTCGCACGCTGCAACCCAACAGCTTCGGCGTCAGCCGGTTCTGA
- the atuD gene encoding citronellyl-CoA dehydrogenase, which produces MIFTPEHEALRRTVRQFVEHEINPHVDEWEKAGRFPIHEIFRQAGDLGLLGISKPEKFGGMGLDYSYSIVAAEEFGTIHCGGIPMSIGVQTDMCTPALARFGSDELREEFLRPAITGEQVGCIGVSEVGAGSDVAGLKTSARKDGDDYVINGSKMWITNSPSADFICLLANTSDDKPHINKSLIMVPMNTPGISLSSHLDKLGMRSSETAQVFFDNVRVPQRNRIGHEGAGFMMQMLQFQEERLFGAANMIKGLEYCVDSTIEYCKERKTFGNALIDNQVIHFRLAELQTEIECLRALVYQATEQYVKGQDVTRLASMAKLKAGRLGREVSDSCLQYWGGMGFMWDNPVARAYRDVRLVSIGGGADEIMLGIICKLMGILPGKKK; this is translated from the coding sequence ATGATCTTCACCCCGGAACACGAAGCCCTGCGCCGTACCGTCCGCCAATTCGTCGAACACGAGATCAATCCGCACGTCGATGAATGGGAAAAGGCCGGACGCTTCCCGATCCACGAGATTTTCCGCCAGGCTGGCGACCTCGGTTTGCTGGGCATTTCCAAACCGGAAAAATTCGGCGGCATGGGCCTCGATTACAGCTATTCGATTGTTGCTGCCGAAGAATTCGGCACCATTCATTGCGGCGGCATTCCGATGTCGATCGGCGTGCAAACCGACATGTGCACGCCCGCCCTCGCCCGCTTCGGCTCCGATGAACTGCGCGAAGAATTCCTGCGCCCGGCAATCACCGGCGAGCAGGTCGGCTGCATCGGTGTATCCGAAGTCGGCGCCGGTTCCGATGTTGCCGGGCTGAAAACCAGCGCGCGCAAGGACGGCGACGACTATGTGATCAACGGCAGCAAGATGTGGATCACCAACTCGCCGAGTGCCGACTTCATCTGCCTGCTGGCCAACACTTCGGACGACAAGCCGCACATCAACAAGTCGCTGATCATGGTGCCGATGAACACGCCGGGGATCAGCCTCAGCTCGCACCTGGACAAGCTCGGCATGCGCAGCTCGGAAACCGCCCAGGTGTTTTTCGACAACGTGCGCGTGCCCCAGCGCAACCGCATCGGTCATGAAGGCGCCGGGTTCATGATGCAGATGCTGCAGTTTCAGGAAGAACGTCTGTTCGGCGCAGCGAACATGATCAAAGGCCTGGAATATTGCGTCGACAGCACCATCGAGTACTGCAAGGAGCGCAAGACCTTTGGCAATGCGCTGATCGACAATCAGGTGATCCACTTCCGCCTCGCCGAATTGCAGACCGAAATCGAATGCCTGCGCGCATTGGTTTACCAGGCCACCGAGCAATACGTGAAAGGTCAGGATGTGACACGGCTGGCGTCGATGGCCAAGCTCAAGGCCGGACGTCTCGGTCGCGAAGTCAGCGACAGCTGCCTGCAATATTGGGGCGGCATGGGCTTCATGTGGGACAACCCGGTGGCCCGCGCCTATCGCGATGTGCGGCTGGTATCGATTGGCGGTGGCGCAGACGAAATCATGCTGGGGATTATCTGCAAACTGATGGGCATCCTGCCTGGGAAAAAGAAGTGA